The following proteins are co-located in the Clostridiales bacterium genome:
- a CDS encoding MFS transporter, translating to MFMRKGSAQWMPCTSNNNHATCKSNDPCKSNNNPSRKRHRRLCVCGRLRPSNVILFILFFITFIKEVIMSRTSKYLAILSLGVAGGSIYLIPYIRYVFYDWQLEALSITNTQLGVLSTAYAIGCMALYIPGGMIADKLSTKRCILISLLATSILTGILSVASGYGTALMIWFLFAFSTTFVFWGSLMKTIRMIGTEQEQGFLFGLYYLGNGVTGAIVNSVALNLSSMGADGSAKFTICVLTYAASTLIAALLVFIFVKEKLYIGTDVKINEFKVSQLGEVLRNPTVWVFAFIIFAAYTVGYSGGTMFTPYLTEVVGITPEESGVLSIIRTYIFYLLAPVSGMIADKVFHSTSRWFMILFTLLALLYFGVLAIPSTASVTLVSYYTLLPGLFGLALYGIMFSIASETRIPALIMGTAVGIASVIGYSPDFFMWTLFGSWIDKYGGSGYTYVFLYLGIVSVIGIIASFYIRKRAVAAQMQD from the coding sequence TTGTTTATGAGAAAGGGATCTGCGCAGTGGATGCCCTGTACATCAAACAATAATCACGCCACTTGTAAATCAAACGATCCCTGTAAATCAAACAATAACCCCAGCCGGAAAAGGCACCGCAGACTCTGCGTCTGCGGGCGGCTCCGGCCAAGCAATGTTATCCTATTCATTTTATTCTTTATTACATTTATTAAGGAGGTTATTATGAGTCGAACCAGCAAGTATCTGGCAATCCTGTCTCTTGGTGTTGCCGGCGGGTCCATTTATCTGATCCCTTATATCCGTTATGTGTTTTATGATTGGCAGCTTGAAGCCCTGTCCATCACCAACACGCAGTTGGGTGTATTATCCACGGCTTATGCCATCGGTTGTATGGCCCTCTATATCCCTGGAGGAATGATAGCAGACAAGTTATCCACGAAAAGGTGCATTTTGATTTCTTTGCTTGCAACCTCAATCTTGACTGGAATCCTCAGCGTTGCATCAGGTTATGGGACAGCTCTGATGATCTGGTTCCTGTTTGCATTTTCAACAACATTTGTGTTCTGGGGTTCTCTGATGAAAACCATCCGTATGATTGGTACGGAGCAGGAACAGGGATTCCTGTTCGGCCTTTACTACCTGGGCAACGGCGTAACTGGCGCCATCGTGAATTCCGTGGCACTGAATCTTTCAAGCATGGGTGCTGACGGATCTGCAAAGTTTACCATCTGCGTGTTGACCTATGCCGCCAGTACGCTGATTGCCGCACTGTTGGTATTTATTTTTGTCAAGGAAAAGCTGTATATCGGAACCGATGTGAAAATCAATGAATTCAAGGTCAGCCAGCTTGGAGAAGTGCTGCGCAATCCTACTGTATGGGTTTTTGCGTTCATCATCTTTGCTGCCTATACCGTCGGATACAGCGGAGGAACCATGTTTACCCCCTATCTGACGGAAGTGGTCGGTATCACTCCAGAAGAATCCGGCGTTCTGTCCATCATCAGAACCTATATTTTCTATTTATTGGCGCCTGTCAGCGGTATGATTGCAGACAAGGTCTTCCATTCCACCAGCCGCTGGTTCATGATTCTGTTCACCCTGCTGGCCTTATTGTATTTCGGGGTACTGGCAATCCCATCAACGGCCAGTGTGACCCTGGTGAGCTATTATACCCTGCTGCCCGGCTTGTTTGGTCTCGCATTGTATGGTATCATGTTTTCTATCGCAAGTGAGACAAGGATTCCTGCTCTCATAATGGGCACTGCCGTGGGTATCGCATCCGTGATCGGCTATTCCCCTGACTTCTTCATGTGGACGCTGTTCGGCTCCTGGATTGACAAGTATGGTGGAAGCGGCTATACCTATGTATTCTTGTACCTGGGAATTGTCAGTGTCATCGGTATTATCGCATCCTTCTATATCAGAAAACGGGCAGTCGCAGCACAAATGCAGGATTAA
- a CDS encoding acetate--CoA ligase family protein, which produces MDISKLLKPKKIAVIGASEKEGFGGDTCRNIIRYMNPEDYYFINPKRDQVQGVRCYPSISDLPEPVELLVIATPMSTVEDFLREGAKKGVRGAVVFASGYGEVGTEEGAQAELRLKALCQELDIALMGPNCAGYANYVDMIYPYAFISNERDRKGAVGVVSQSGQLVLSMMEAPSIRFSYAISSGNGKITTIEDYLDFLVDDEDTQVIALYMEGSKQPAKLAATLKKAALRRKPIVVLKTGRSAKGQALAASHTGSLSGSDKVFDALFDKFGVIRVDDLEELISTAQALAVLKKLPENNGFSSISLSGGETGICADLGQITGLNYPDFSEKTVKALEAILPSYATVNNPLDSTASLSYDIDKFASVCEAVMKDPAVGIVAIGYTLLEEISDNAIYYMSEALERVMKEEWAKPCLMLPFAENTRNRDYVKKLECIGVPVLPTSLYALKIIKNILDFTGYRPEDHNLEVAILGDLVPNQMSSLAEKAELFKEEKAEPQPEEAACRASTALTESESKILIQEYGIDCGIFEVARNREEAGEIFTRLKLVKAVAKVDSPDILHKSDVGCVILNLDSPEKVMEAYDTILKNAKTHFENPDIRGVQICSMAEKGTEVILGVNNDPQFGPCVLVGLGGIFVEIFKDTSMALAPISRKEADNMIRKLKSFRILDGYRGAPKSDLDALSDAIVRISEMAAERAKELRELDINPIFVYEKGICAVDALYIKQ; this is translated from the coding sequence ATGGATATCAGTAAATTATTAAAGCCGAAAAAGATAGCCGTCATCGGAGCCAGCGAAAAAGAAGGGTTTGGAGGCGATACGTGCAGAAACATCATCCGTTATATGAATCCCGAAGATTATTATTTCATAAATCCAAAGCGGGATCAGGTTCAAGGTGTTCGCTGCTATCCTTCCATTTCCGACCTGCCGGAGCCCGTTGAACTGCTCGTCATCGCAACGCCGATGTCCACCGTAGAAGATTTTCTGAGGGAAGGGGCGAAAAAGGGGGTGCGCGGGGCAGTTGTATTTGCCAGCGGCTATGGCGAAGTGGGCACCGAAGAAGGTGCTCAGGCTGAACTGCGGCTCAAGGCACTCTGTCAGGAGCTTGATATTGCACTTATGGGTCCCAACTGTGCAGGTTATGCCAATTATGTGGATATGATTTATCCTTACGCGTTTATTTCAAATGAAAGAGATAGAAAGGGCGCTGTAGGAGTGGTTTCACAGAGCGGCCAGCTGGTTCTTTCCATGATGGAAGCCCCAAGCATCCGCTTCTCCTACGCCATTTCGTCCGGAAACGGGAAGATCACCACCATAGAAGATTATCTGGATTTTTTAGTAGACGACGAGGATACCCAGGTCATCGCTCTTTATATGGAGGGAAGCAAGCAGCCTGCGAAGCTAGCCGCAACCCTGAAGAAAGCGGCGCTAAGGCGTAAGCCCATCGTCGTGCTGAAGACCGGAAGGTCTGCAAAGGGTCAGGCGTTGGCAGCCTCTCATACCGGAAGCCTTTCCGGCAGTGACAAAGTATTTGATGCTCTGTTTGACAAGTTCGGTGTCATCCGCGTTGACGATTTGGAAGAACTCATTTCTACAGCTCAAGCGCTGGCGGTTCTGAAAAAGCTTCCTGAAAACAACGGATTTTCCAGTATCAGCTTATCAGGCGGAGAGACGGGTATCTGCGCCGATCTCGGTCAGATCACCGGTTTGAATTATCCAGACTTCAGCGAAAAAACCGTAAAGGCTCTGGAAGCGATCCTTCCTAGCTATGCTACCGTCAATAATCCGCTGGATTCTACGGCATCGCTGTCCTATGACATCGATAAATTCGCATCTGTTTGTGAAGCAGTCATGAAGGATCCCGCCGTGGGAATCGTGGCAATCGGTTATACCCTGCTGGAAGAAATTTCCGATAATGCAATCTACTATATGTCGGAGGCGCTGGAACGGGTCATGAAGGAAGAATGGGCAAAACCTTGCTTAATGCTTCCGTTTGCAGAGAATACACGCAACAGGGATTATGTAAAGAAGCTGGAGTGCATCGGTGTCCCGGTGCTTCCAACCTCACTCTATGCGCTGAAGATTATAAAAAACATATTGGATTTTACAGGCTACCGGCCTGAGGATCATAATCTGGAAGTTGCAATCCTCGGCGATTTGGTACCGAACCAAATGTCGTCGCTGGCAGAAAAAGCCGAATTGTTCAAAGAAGAGAAGGCTGAACCGCAGCCGGAAGAAGCGGCCTGCAGAGCCAGCACTGCACTTACGGAGAGTGAAAGCAAAATACTGATCCAGGAATATGGCATCGACTGCGGCATCTTCGAAGTAGCACGTAATAGGGAAGAAGCTGGGGAAATCTTCACCAGACTGAAGCTTGTGAAGGCTGTGGCCAAGGTTGACAGCCCTGATATCCTTCATAAATCCGATGTGGGCTGCGTTATTCTAAATCTCGATTCCCCCGAAAAAGTAATGGAAGCGTATGATACCATACTGAAAAATGCAAAGACGCATTTCGAAAATCCAGATATCAGGGGCGTGCAGATCTGCAGTATGGCGGAGAAAGGCACGGAAGTCATTCTGGGGGTTAACAATGATCCTCAGTTCGGACCCTGCGTTCTGGTCGGTCTCGGCGGAATTTTTGTCGAGATCTTTAAGGATACGTCCATGGCGCTGGCTCCGATATCAAGGAAAGAAGCGGACAATATGATAAGGAAGCTAAAGAGCTTTCGCATACTGGATGGATATCGGGGTGCACCAAAAAGCGATCTTGATGCGCTGTCGGACGCAATCGTCCGGATCTCAGAGATGGCGGCGGAACGGGCAAAGGAACTGAGGGAACTGGATATCAACCCCATATTTGTTTATGAGAAAGGGATCTGCGCAGTGGATGCCCTGTACATCAAACAATAA
- a CDS encoding oxidoreductase produces MMNLIFAGFGGQGVLTAGLIMGKTGVDVGKNVTWIPSYGSEMRGGTANCNVKISDGKIASPFVTKIDILVVMNMPSLAKFEENVVSGGVVIANKTLIGQYNFRKDIQVYEVDATRIADEAENPKGANIVMLGALAASGAMFDAEITWKGIENFFLEKGKSNPKNELVFYTGFTETSKKEI; encoded by the coding sequence ATAATGAATCTTATATTTGCAGGATTCGGCGGGCAGGGTGTGCTTACAGCTGGTCTCATCATGGGAAAAACCGGCGTAGATGTCGGTAAAAACGTAACATGGATACCTTCCTACGGAAGTGAAATGAGAGGCGGAACCGCCAATTGCAACGTAAAAATCTCCGACGGAAAAATAGCCAGCCCCTTTGTAACAAAAATCGATATTTTGGTTGTTATGAACATGCCTTCTCTTGCCAAGTTTGAAGAAAACGTGGTGTCCGGCGGCGTGGTCATTGCCAACAAAACGCTGATCGGTCAATATAATTTCCGTAAAGACATTCAGGTCTATGAAGTGGATGCCACCCGCATCGCGGACGAAGCAGAGAATCCCAAAGGAGCAAATATCGTCATGCTGGGAGCTCTGGCAGCCTCCGGCGCAATGTTTGACGCAGAGATCACATGGAAGGGAATCGAAAACTTCTTCCTGGAAAAAGGGAAAAGCAATCCAAAGAACGAGCTTGTTTTCTATACAGGTTTTACGGAAACAAGCAAAAAAGAAATATAA
- a CDS encoding 2-oxoglutarate oxidoreductase, whose translation MEKRRSEILYVDHKFCPGCGHGIVNRLVAEVLEEMNEDKGAICAVAVGCSSLMPDTYGVDIVQSQHGRAAAVAVGLKRCRPDNMIFSYQGDGDALAIGFSETMYAAIRNENITVILINNNNFGMTGGQMSPTTLENQRTTTSPYGRDVSITGNPLDVIKLMSTLDVAYLARGTMTDIKEITKTKKYIRKAFEAQKNKKGYSLVEILSPCPTNWGMTPLNACKQINQTVQTVYPLGEFKGGGK comes from the coding sequence ATGGAAAAACGACGATCGGAAATCCTTTACGTGGATCATAAATTTTGTCCCGGCTGCGGACATGGTATTGTAAACCGGCTTGTTGCGGAGGTGCTGGAGGAAATGAATGAGGACAAGGGAGCAATCTGTGCCGTTGCTGTTGGATGTTCCTCATTGATGCCTGATACCTATGGTGTCGACATTGTTCAGTCTCAGCATGGACGCGCTGCCGCCGTTGCGGTGGGCTTAAAGCGGTGCAGACCCGACAACATGATTTTCTCCTATCAGGGCGACGGAGACGCCCTTGCCATCGGATTTTCAGAGACCATGTATGCCGCAATCCGCAATGAAAACATCACTGTGATCCTCATCAACAACAATAACTTCGGCATGACTGGCGGTCAGATGTCTCCCACCACATTGGAGAATCAACGCACGACAACCTCGCCCTATGGCAGGGATGTTTCCATCACAGGAAACCCGCTGGACGTGATCAAGCTCATGAGCACGCTGGATGTCGCTTATCTGGCAAGAGGAACCATGACGGATATCAAGGAAATTACAAAAACAAAGAAATATATCCGCAAAGCCTTTGAGGCGCAGAAAAACAAAAAGGGATACAGCCTTGTGGAAATCCTGTCGCCTTGTCCTACCAACTGGGGAATGACACCGCTAAACGCATGCAAGCAGATCAACCAGACGGTTCAGACCGTATACCCTCTGGGCGAGTTCAAAGGAGGTGGCAAATAA
- the vorB gene encoding 3-methyl-2-oxobutanoate dehydrogenase subunit VorB: protein MTKKLMKGNDAVAEAAIRSGCRFFAGYPITPQSEILEYLSWRMPEVGGVFLQTESEISGISMVYGAAAAGARAFTSSSGPGFSLMQEGISYIASAELPCVVVDVQRYGSGLADIYTGQGDYWQAVKNGGHGDYRCLVYAPNSVQETVDLMVVAFDKAEEYRNPVLLLSDASIAQMMEPVDFPEMKNHDQDALPWAMKGKGVGQNKRHTSIMYYNLDYDNYLKNKYDKMVENEQRWEEVQTEDAELVLVAYGISSRICEEVVESARKEGMKVGLIRPITLYPFPVKAFENLEHVKYFASVEMSCLSQMIEDVVMASRCRPTYPIRGGMKVYETEEILSAVRDIFAGNAKEVY, encoded by the coding sequence ATGACGAAGAAACTGATGAAAGGGAATGATGCAGTGGCTGAGGCTGCTATCCGCTCCGGATGCCGATTTTTCGCAGGCTATCCCATCACTCCCCAAAGCGAAATTCTGGAATATTTATCATGGAGAATGCCGGAGGTCGGAGGAGTCTTCCTTCAGACAGAATCCGAAATTTCGGGAATTTCTATGGTCTACGGTGCTGCTGCTGCCGGTGCCAGAGCCTTTACAAGCTCTTCCGGGCCTGGATTCAGCCTGATGCAGGAGGGGATTTCCTACATCGCATCCGCTGAGCTTCCCTGCGTGGTCGTGGATGTGCAGCGCTATGGCTCCGGTCTGGCGGATATCTATACCGGTCAGGGAGACTACTGGCAGGCGGTAAAAAATGGCGGCCACGGAGACTACCGATGTCTCGTTTATGCCCCGAATTCCGTACAGGAGACCGTTGATTTAATGGTTGTTGCCTTTGACAAAGCGGAAGAGTACAGAAATCCTGTTCTTCTCCTCTCCGACGCCTCCATCGCCCAGATGATGGAGCCGGTGGATTTTCCGGAGATGAAAAACCATGATCAGGACGCTCTGCCATGGGCCATGAAGGGGAAAGGTGTCGGTCAGAACAAGCGCCACACCTCCATCATGTATTACAACCTGGATTATGACAATTACCTAAAAAACAAATACGATAAAATGGTTGAAAACGAGCAGCGGTGGGAAGAAGTCCAGACCGAGGATGCAGAGCTGGTTCTGGTTGCCTATGGAATTTCGTCCAGGATCTGCGAGGAAGTCGTGGAATCTGCAAGAAAAGAAGGCATGAAGGTCGGGCTGATCCGTCCGATCACTCTCTATCCTTTCCCGGTAAAAGCGTTCGAAAATCTGGAGCATGTCAAGTATTTCGCAAGTGTGGAAATGTCATGCCTGTCTCAGATGATTGAGGACGTGGTGATGGCCTCACGGTGCAGGCCCACCTATCCGATCCGCGGAGGAATGAAGGTTTACGAGACGGAAGAAATCCTGTCGGCTGTAAGGGACATCTTTGCCGGCAACGCAAAGGAGGTTTACTAA
- a CDS encoding 4Fe-4S dicluster domain-containing protein — protein MEKLIIHRESCKSCHYCIVNCPKGALTMTGPINSAGYMTTEVDRDKCITCGICYNVCPDYVYEIFEEEAKA, from the coding sequence ATGGAGAAGCTTATCATTCACAGAGAATCCTGCAAGAGTTGTCATTACTGCATCGTCAACTGTCCCAAAGGAGCTCTGACCATGACCGGCCCCATCAACAGCGCCGGATATATGACAACGGAAGTGGACCGGGATAAGTGCATTACCTGCGGAATCTGCTACAATGTGTGCCCGGATTATGTATATGAGATATTTGAGGAGGAGGCCAAGGCATGA
- a CDS encoding Glu/Leu/Phe/Val dehydrogenase, producing the protein MEKRPYAIVEWNDVESDAKGWLCAYNFVNHYCGGGTRMHPTVTKEEVVRLATTMGYKYKASESKTTGGCKGGIAYDYKAPDAKDVLRRYLIAMAPYIKAGVSIGGDLGVDYGDVLGILDELGIGLPATKEMKTDPRIIKCIEEHDKLCDMTYDGFKMYDMITGYGCAAGLDEAWKMKSGREGAAVVLQGFGCVGASMAINLDQMGYKVVGIADANCLVVCQDGLDVKKLVETRKAKGELDQSAFEPHYQVLKNSEWLDVDCDILVPAALEDVIHKDNAHKVKASLIVEAANIPVTAEADEILAKRNVDICVDFVTNLGGIRIYDVAVFGLVPCVPEAIVDDTVSLIRKNTRLVFEKAAAEKKTTRQVARELFVPDTFDTPDI; encoded by the coding sequence ATGGAAAAAAGACCTTATGCGATTGTCGAATGGAATGATGTAGAAAGCGATGCGAAAGGGTGGCTTTGTGCCTATAATTTTGTAAACCATTACTGCGGGGGCGGTACCAGAATGCACCCGACGGTTACCAAAGAAGAAGTCGTCCGTCTGGCAACTACGATGGGATATAAATATAAAGCTTCCGAATCAAAGACCACGGGAGGCTGTAAGGGCGGAATCGCTTATGATTATAAAGCACCTGACGCAAAGGACGTCTTAAGAAGATATCTGATTGCCATGGCTCCCTACATTAAGGCAGGGGTATCCATTGGAGGGGATCTAGGGGTCGATTACGGTGATGTGCTGGGGATTCTGGACGAGCTTGGGATCGGGCTGCCAGCCACAAAGGAGATGAAGACGGATCCAAGAATCATCAAATGTATCGAGGAACACGACAAGCTTTGCGATATGACCTATGATGGGTTTAAGATGTATGACATGATCACCGGTTACGGCTGTGCCGCAGGATTGGATGAAGCCTGGAAAATGAAATCAGGAAGAGAAGGCGCTGCTGTCGTCCTTCAGGGCTTCGGCTGCGTAGGCGCTTCCATGGCCATTAATCTTGATCAAATGGGATATAAGGTTGTGGGAATTGCCGATGCCAATTGCCTGGTGGTATGTCAGGATGGGCTGGATGTCAAGAAGCTCGTAGAAACCAGAAAAGCAAAGGGAGAGCTGGATCAGAGCGCATTCGAACCCCATTATCAGGTACTGAAGAATAGCGAATGGCTGGATGTGGACTGTGATATTCTCGTTCCTGCTGCACTGGAAGACGTGATCCATAAGGACAATGCTCATAAGGTAAAAGCCAGCCTGATCGTAGAAGCGGCCAATATTCCGGTCACTGCCGAAGCGGACGAAATTCTGGCAAAGAGAAACGTGGATATCTGCGTGGATTTTGTGACAAATCTCGGAGGCATTCGGATTTACGATGTAGCTGTGTTCGGTCTGGTGCCCTGTGTTCCCGAAGCCATTGTAGATGACACGGTATCTCTGATCCGGAAGAACACCCGTCTTGTCTTTGAGAAGGCAGCGGCAGAGAAGAAAACAACGAGGCAGGTTGCCCGGGAATTGTTTGTTCCCGACACCTTTGATACACCTGACATATAG
- a CDS encoding GntR family transcriptional regulator, translating into MDITSLRHMAMDNILSKIHSGEFSQENIITETMICEALNISRTPAREALIELVANGVLERVPRKGYAITKFDHKTKLGAYEILANMDALAAKLALPNMTTADLDKMREHIDLANVAIKYKNYPAYCEQQENFHSVYINKCDNKQLMALLKQIKATLDRYTYYSKDETELFAICASMNKEHLEIVELFEKGDKKKLFEYLSDNHWSTKAPHLI; encoded by the coding sequence TTGGATATCACATCTCTGCGGCATATGGCCATGGATAATATCCTATCTAAAATTCACAGCGGCGAGTTTTCACAGGAGAACATCATTACAGAAACGATGATTTGTGAAGCGCTGAATATCAGCAGGACACCGGCGCGGGAAGCGCTGATCGAGCTGGTGGCCAACGGGGTTTTGGAAAGGGTTCCCAGAAAGGGTTACGCGATAACAAAGTTTGATCATAAAACAAAGCTGGGGGCCTATGAAATTCTGGCGAATATGGATGCGCTGGCAGCCAAGCTGGCCCTTCCCAACATGACCACTGCCGATCTCGACAAGATGCGGGAGCACATCGATCTGGCTAACGTTGCAATCAAATACAAGAATTACCCGGCTTACTGCGAACAGCAAGAAAATTTCCACAGCGTTTATATCAACAAATGCGACAACAAGCAATTGATGGCGCTGTTAAAGCAGATCAAGGCGACGCTGGACCGATACACGTATTACAGTAAAGATGAGACTGAGCTCTTTGCCATATGCGCTTCCATGAATAAGGAGCACTTGGAAATCGTAGAGCTTTTTGAAAAGGGTGATAAAAAGAAGCTGTTTGAATATCTTTCTGACAACCATTGGTCGACAAAAGCACCTCATTTAATATGA
- the lysA gene encoding diaminopimelate decarboxylase, which translates to MEKSSNYYFSGMDTVALAQKYGTPLYVVSEDIIREKIGVIRKSLLDKYPGTKAFYASKAFLTQRMCKILMDETIGVDAVSSGEIYTALKAGVNPEHIVFHGNNKTPDDLTYAISNHVGKIVVDSISEIELLSDLVSGLDRKVELLIRTNPSIEAETHRHMNTAQKDSKFGVSLSQLQNAIKIIMASDHLHYSGLHFHIGSQLFKVEFYLEAIRKIVAQMKVIKDQLQIDTEVLNIGGGYGVDYIEKDKTVDFAVFMDTIVSELNHLLQENELKLAELYVEPGRWIIANAGITLYSVGTIKEIPGIRTYVSVDGGMPDNIRPSLYGAKYNAVAVNKADQPKRELVTIAGKCCETGDVLIYDICLPKLERGDYLAVLDTGAYNYSMSNHYNMTPKPALVFIKNGTDQLSIRRQTFEDLLSCEIINEEV; encoded by the coding sequence ATGGAAAAAAGCAGCAACTACTACTTTTCAGGAATGGACACTGTGGCGCTGGCCCAAAAATATGGTACTCCGCTCTATGTCGTGAGTGAGGACATCATCCGGGAAAAAATAGGTGTGATCAGAAAATCGCTACTTGATAAGTATCCTGGTACAAAGGCATTTTACGCAAGCAAAGCCTTCCTGACACAGAGAATGTGCAAAATATTGATGGACGAAACCATAGGTGTAGATGCGGTTTCCAGCGGTGAGATCTATACTGCACTAAAAGCTGGTGTCAACCCTGAGCATATCGTATTTCACGGAAATAATAAAACCCCAGATGACCTTACATATGCGATATCGAATCATGTTGGCAAAATCGTCGTAGACAGCATCTCCGAGATTGAATTGCTTTCAGACTTAGTCTCCGGACTTGATCGAAAGGTGGAGCTGTTGATTCGAACCAATCCTTCCATTGAAGCTGAAACGCATCGGCACATGAATACGGCGCAAAAGGACAGCAAGTTTGGCGTCTCGCTGAGCCAACTGCAGAATGCTATAAAAATAATCATGGCTTCAGACCATCTGCATTATTCAGGGCTGCATTTTCATATTGGTTCGCAGCTTTTTAAGGTGGAATTTTATTTAGAAGCAATCCGAAAAATAGTTGCTCAGATGAAAGTGATCAAGGATCAATTACAAATTGATACCGAGGTGCTTAACATCGGTGGAGGCTATGGCGTTGACTACATCGAAAAGGATAAAACCGTTGATTTTGCAGTGTTCATGGATACAATTGTAAGCGAATTGAATCACTTGCTTCAGGAAAATGAACTGAAATTGGCAGAGCTGTACGTCGAACCAGGAAGGTGGATCATCGCAAACGCAGGAATCACGCTATATTCTGTTGGAACCATTAAGGAAATCCCGGGCATCAGGACGTATGTGTCCGTTGACGGCGGCATGCCAGACAATATTCGTCCGTCCCTATATGGGGCAAAATACAATGCTGTAGCCGTAAATAAAGCAGATCAACCCAAAAGAGAGCTGGTAACTATTGCAGGGAAATGCTGCGAAACAGGTGACGTTCTGATTTACGATATCTGTTTGCCGAAACTGGAGAGGGGAGATTATCTGGCGGTTTTAGATACGGGAGCATACAATTATTCCATGTCGAACCATTACAATATGACACCAAAGCCGGCGCTTGTATTTATCAAGAACGGAACGGATCAGCTGTCAATCCGCAGACAAACCTTTGAGGATTTACTTTCTTGTGAAATCATAAACGAGGAAGTATAA
- a CDS encoding LD-carboxypeptidase, whose amino-acid sequence MNKGRHLKAGDTIGLIAPGSAASKEAVKKGADLLERYGFNLVYGESLNHKRGYLAGSDDIRADDINRMFADDGIDGILCVRGGNGSGRLLDMIDYDLIRKHPKVFVGYSDITVFHIAFSQLANVITFHGPMVATDLSVDDSDYSLECFLRAITASEPIGLLKNPEGENLCSLVGGVAEGPVIGGNLALILSTIGTKYEIDTGGKIFFIEDIDEEVYRIDRMLNQLKLANKLQQCAGIVIGEFLDYESGLEDTLTLEEVIQDIIVPLGIPTIRGLKCGHGVHKMTIPIGARARLDANQCTLSILENALL is encoded by the coding sequence ATGAACAAAGGTAGACATTTAAAAGCGGGCGACACGATCGGTCTGATTGCGCCAGGGAGCGCCGCATCTAAGGAAGCTGTAAAAAAGGGCGCAGACTTGTTGGAACGATATGGGTTCAATCTGGTATACGGAGAGTCCCTCAATCACAAGAGAGGGTATTTGGCGGGGAGTGATGACATCAGAGCAGACGATATCAACCGTATGTTTGCGGACGATGGGATTGACGGCATTCTATGCGTGCGGGGAGGCAACGGATCAGGCAGGCTCCTGGATATGATTGATTACGACCTTATTCGAAAACATCCAAAGGTTTTTGTTGGATACAGCGATATTACGGTTTTTCATATTGCATTTAGTCAACTTGCCAATGTGATTACCTTTCACGGTCCGATGGTTGCTACAGACCTTTCTGTGGATGACAGCGACTATAGCCTGGAATGCTTTCTTCGTGCCATCACCGCTTCCGAGCCGATTGGCCTTCTGAAAAACCCAGAAGGGGAGAACCTTTGCAGCCTTGTGGGAGGTGTGGCGGAAGGCCCTGTCATAGGGGGGAATCTGGCTTTGATCTTATCTACCATAGGAACGAAATACGAAATTGATACCGGGGGAAAAATCTTCTTTATTGAAGACATTGATGAAGAGGTCTACCGAATTGACAGGATGCTGAATCAGCTCAAATTGGCAAACAAGCTGCAGCAATGCGCTGGTATTGTAATCGGAGAATTTCTGGATTATGAAAGCGGCCTCGAGGATACGCTTACGCTGGAGGAAGTGATTCAAGACATCATCGTACCGCTTGGAATTCCAACGATAAGAGGGCTGAAATGCGGTCATGGAGTACACAAGATGACAATACCGATTGGTGCGAGAGCCAGACTGGATGCAAATCAATGCACGCTGTCCATCCTCGAAAATGCATTGCTCTGA